The region ACTTGCTTCTCTATTTCGTTCTTGTGATGGTGCGGTAGCGATAAGGCATCACGTTTACTGCTCCCTGTCCTTCCACAAGGTTCATTACGTGCTCTTTGTTTCGTTTTGGTGGTAGATCTGTAGGTGTTTGAAACACTTGCTCGTATTTGTGTAATATTGTTCCCAGCTCTTTTTGTTGTGCAGACAAAATATTATTTTCAACTTCTTTGGACTTCATTTTTTCCATTTCCCACAACAAGCCCTGCGTATTGGACCTGGGCTTACTCAGTATACTTTGCAAGGCGACTGTTGACTTCCTGCACCCCTCTTGTCCCTTAAAAGTGACCCACGTTACGTCACTCCAAAAACTCATAGTTTGTTGCTTCCGATTAGTGATAATATCCCCCAATGTTTTAAGCCACTCAATGACTAAAACCACATTAATTCCACCTAACTCAAATAAATGCATCTCTAAGTCTAATTTAAATTCTCCAATACAAAGCTTCATCCCCCTACACACCCCTTGCGTTGCTATTTGAAACCCATTTCCCAATTTGACCTTCATCTAGCCAGTCCATTTGATGTACTAATTTTTTTGAGATGAAATTATGTGTTGCCCTACTATCTACCAAAATCAATACCTCCACTCCTTGTATTGACCCTTGGAATTTCATAGTATGATGAGTCGTATGTGCAATGTGATACAAATTAAGCACACTCATCTCTACCTCCTCCTCCTCACTTTCATCCACCTCTACAGCCAAGAGTTTGGTCTCATCCTTGTCATCTCTGTCATCCTCCATAACCAAAACTCTAAGTTGTTTATCCAAACATTGGTGCATGGGGTGGAAGGGACCTCCACACTTAAAACATAACCCCTTTGGATTCCTCTCCATCAATTCATTGTAAGATAAATGCTTGAAACCCCTATCATGAGGCCCATTACGTTTTTTATCACCTTGGACTTGTTTGTATCTCCTAAGCCCACTCGCTCCACTCTTTACACCCCCATTCGACCCAGCATCTTTCCCTCTTATCATGACCCAATCAGATCCAGCTTTCTTTCCCGGCAACTCATTATGAGTAGGACCATACCCAAATTTGGGCCCACGACTAAAGCTCGACCCATTTGCACCTTTCACCTTCCTCTCAACAGCTCTTGTGACTTGGAGCAGTTTTGTTCTGTTTATCTCCCCCATAGCTGCTAAGCTTCGTACCTTCCCCTTAATTCCCGTCTTCAATCCATGTAGGAAATACCCACGAAATTGTTTCTCCGGGAGTTTCGAAATTTGAATTGTTAGGTACTCAAACTCGGTGATATACTCCTCAAAAATTCCATCTCGCTTCAACTCCATCAATTTCTCATAAACATCGCCCTCACCGTGTCCTCCATACCTCTCCAACAACGCCTCCTTCAACGCTTCCCATGTCAGCCCCTCCTCTTCTCCAATCAAAGAATTGAAAAAATGAATAGTTGACTCCTCCATGCACAGTTGATCCAAGCTCACTTTCACCTCTGGTGTCGTGTCCTGAACACGGAAATATACTTCTGCTCGTGAGATCCACCCCGACGGATTCTCACAGTCAAACGTCGGAAGTTCAACCTACTTAACGAACTGACAGTACTCCGTCAATGCATCCCCACGAAGACTGTTGACAACTGTGTTATGTGGATAACCATTTCCCGTCACCGCCGATGAGCCTTTAAAATAAGCGCCCGCGTCTCCTTCATCCACCATCAACGACTTAACCAAACATTTTTCCAGCATTGCTATCAAATTAGTCTGGTTTGTCGTCACCAAATTCTGCACCTCGACGAGAGTTGATCGCACCTCCGAGATCTCACTCTCTAAAGCTTCGACCCTAGCTTCCATCTTTGTGAACGCTGGCAACGTCACCTTCTTAGGTGGCATTCACTGGCTCAGTCGTCGAATCCGGTAGGTCGGCCCACTTGATACGTACCAAAACAGTATAACAGAAATATAATAGTACAAAAAGCAAAACAGGAAAAATGAGAGTTTTATTACAGTGATCAATAATGGAAACAAGTACAAAAAGGGGAATGCAATCCATAGTACTGACAAGATCAAGGCTCCTAATAGGAAGCTAGAGCTTCTTATACATGTTAGTATATCACTATAATCCAAGATAAGATCTACCTTCTCTCTCTGACTCCTTATATCATGGAAACGGAATACAATGGTGCTCTCCTCACCCCAGACATGTCACCTCATTTGTAACTAATTAGACACCAATTCCCTTACTACCCTTCCTTTTAGAATATACTTTCCAAGCCTTGGGTCCACTTGATTCATTGTGAACCAGCTACTCATGTGGCAATCCTTGCTCAACTAGCTGGGTCCTATCAAAGAAACTATGTATGGGTTGTTACACTTAACTTTCTTTAAAAACAATATATTCCAGAGGTGAGTTCTGATCCTGTAACTCAATTATAGCTTACTTGCACTGTTGAAAATAGTCACCCCATTTTAAAATCAATCTTTAAGGACCTTCAATTATCATATTTGACGCAAATTTAGTCTCAACCCAGTTTTTAGCTCAAAAAAGATATTTTATCTTGTGTTTCAAAATTGGAGCAGTAAATCACTGCTTTTGGGgctaaaaatcatttttgagacTAAAAACCAAGGCTGGGACCAAAATTACAACAAATATGATAATTGAGGGACTAAAGAGTTCGATTTTAAAGGGGAGACTATTTTCGCGAGAGTCTAATGTAATAGGAGAACTAATAGTGCAATTAAGCCACcaattaaaaatcatttttgagacTAAAAACCAAGGCTGGGACCAAAATGACAACAAATATGATAATTGAGGGACTAAAGAGTTCGATTTTAAAGGGGAGACTATTTTCGCGAGAGTCTAATGTAATAGGAGAACTAATAGTGCAATTAAGCCACCAATTATTTAAGTATAGTTCACAGCAACAAGGTAGCACAAAAGATGTATCAATTAATATGGCCATTTCTCAAAATTTGGGATGGTCATAATTCATCCCTACAAAACCGACTTGTAAGGTAAGGATTAccccacttataaacacaacACAGGTTATATCtctaagcaatgtgggactaaATCCACCCCTTTAAACTCAACTCAATGAAGTATTGGATGCTGCGAGTAAAGCAAGTCAAAGTGTCGCAATTAAGGCGACTAGGGTCGACCGCAATTAAGGCGGAAATTCCAACATACCCCCTCACGCTTGGGCCTCAATGAGCCCGTAGCGTGGACGATGCGAGAAGCCCAACAATGGATCTAGGATAGGCTTTGATACCATCTCAGAATTTGGATTGAAcctaactcatccctacaaaaccgACTTGTAAAGTAAGAATtgtccccacttataaacacaGCACATACCATATATATGCAATGTTAGACTAAATCCATCCCTTTAAACCCAACCCAATGAAGGTGTTGGAAGCTACAATTGAGACAAACCAAAGTGCTGCAATTAAGACGATTAGGGATAGACCGCAATTAAGGCGGAAATTCCAACACCATTTATCAGAGTCGTTTCAAAAAAAAGAGTGTCAAATGATTGAAATTATACTTTTTTGAATAAATAGTGGTTTAAGCAATACTATTTACATATATACCTTTAGCCAGTCATACATGGTGAGGGATGTAGTTGTGCACGACCAATCAAGTACGCATCGTAATTCATAAAGGAATGGCAGAGCACGATAAAGTCTATATCCTAAGTAGTTGATTCGTGAAACTTCACTAGTCAAAAATTGTCGGTACAATGTGCTCTTGTTAGGAATGCCATATCGGATTTGTACAGCTTGCAATCCTAGGGAAATTGCTTTCGCAAGAAATATGGCACGGAGAGCAAACTGAGCTGCATGCTGTCGAGATGGATCCAATTGCCAATCATACTCTGTAACTGAATACGTGAAGAGAATGAGGTTGAAAATATAGAATATCACTTTCCCCGTGGCAAATGAGCAGAGGTATATTATACGATCAAGTACAATCAAGAAGAAGATAGCCTGAGTAGAAGAAGTAAATTTTGTTAGCAGTCTATATGACTTAACACAAATGTAAAATGAACAAATTGTCCAGTCATTCCGGCATTACATTAATCCAAGAGTGAACCAAATATGCCAGTTAAAACTAGTCATTCTCTTTTGAAGCGGAATAAATTATAAAGGAAAACTATCTAAATTTTTCTTTCTAATTGAAAAACATAGAGAACCATAAAAATAAACTGAAACATTTCAAAGGTTCTATAAAATTTTCCAGCATAAGAAATGTCATGAACTGAAAAAGCCAAAAGCTTAAGCTGCCATGAATTTTATTATTACATGTCTAACATGATCTGTGGTGCAAGAGTCATTCTAGGCATGAAGCATGAGAAATGAACATGCCCATCTACCTTGTGCTGAAATACAACTAATATTGGAACGATGGGGGTGCAAGGATCAATCCCTTACTTGGTATTAATAGAGTTTTAGAGTGAAAGAAAAAGTAAGGGCGCTGTAGATTCAACGGGGAGGTGTTATAGAAAAGGGAGGGTATTTTTGAGACAAAAATCTAAAAAAAAGGGGGAAGGGTGGTGTGTGTTCAGTAAAAAAAAGTAGCCCCAAATTTAATTCTGTAATTGATGGGCCTAGCCCAAGACTATAATTGTGACCCCTATTCTCTTTCTCAAGCAGCTTGCATTAGTACCTTAACAAATTCTACAAAAGCACTTTAGTTGAAAATGAGCAAGAGGGTGGAGAGGTGCACTATAATGGTAATGAGAATACTGTCAGATGCCTAATTTCAACCTTGAGTACAAGGATGAATTCGAGGGGGTGGTATTTTTAGGatagaaaataagaaaaaattAGTAAGTGACAATTAGAGGGTGTGACCTTCATATAGTTTGGATCTATAGACATCTAGTGAATAGCTTAAAATATTGTTTTGAAGGGTAAACCTTCAGAGGAGTATCTTCTCACCTATTTTTCAACAAAACTTTTTTTTTGTACTAAGGAGGGCCTATGGGATGTCATCCCCATTAAATTCTTCAGTAACAGCTGAGAGCATCCTAAAGGGGGAACATGCACAATATGAAGAACAACATATTCTTTCTTTTCGGTTAAACTTTGGTTTCTAACATGGTATGAGTTGAACTAATTAGTTTATTAGTACAACTGTGGCCGACAAACTTTTCCATGCCTCTCAAAAGAACAAAAGGATAATAAAAACTGGAAAATAAAAGACGTACCATCAACATAAAGACATATTCTTTTGGAAACTGGTCTTCAAGCTGATACACTTCAAGGAACTCACTTTTGTTTTTTATGACAGACTGGTAGAAGATGGCAACAAGAAAGAATACAATCAGATCTGCACAAAATATGTAGGCATACAGATCAACTTCTCTCTTGCCTCCACCAATTACAGAGAGAATACGGTAAGGGAATCCCACTTCTTCTACATAACCTGCACGCTGAGCTTTGAGAATTTCCTTGGCAACATCAGCTGCTGGAGTTAAAGATTTATTCCATTCTGCTAAAGAACAATCAGTTACAGGTGAGGCATACACAACCTCGAAAACCACTAAGGCAACACTCGAATTCTCTTTACTTCTTTCAATGCTTTGAATGTTAACCCTACTAGCAAAAGAGCAAATACTTGGGTTCTTTTCCTTGCACTTATCATTGTGGATAACTCTGAGTAACTTATTAATTCCAGATTCAATTCTCTCTGGTTGAATCCCATCCTCTGGCCAGAAGTTGACATCCATAGACACCTGAACAAAATAAGGAGGTGATTCTGCTCCCTGTGTGAGTGATTTCCAGTACCTAAAAAAGCTTCTCACTACCAGTTTTACCATGTTAGTCATCTGAGTTAGCAGATCCCATGCTTTATCTCGCCAGCTATAACTAGTTGGGTTATCTTTTGTGTGGAGATCATTCCTCTTAAATTTGAAGTCGGTAGAAGACATCCATTCACCATCCTTGGGTGTTATGGAACTTTGAATGAGGGTAAATAAATAGACAAGAAAAAGAGGCAATGAACTGACAACAAATGAAGACGTGACCTTGTGTGTTGGAAAACCTAATTCTCTCAACAGGCCAGGATCAATACTCAACCCACAATGCTGGATGATGATTTGATACAAATACTGAAGTAAAATGTAAAGTTCTGTATAGATCAACATGATAACCCAGGAGATGTAACTCGGGCCTGTATTAACCCATAAAGCATACAAATAAAGAGCGCCAAGATACACCATTGATAACAAACTGAAGTTCCATAAGAACACAAGAACAAAGCAAAAGTAACATACTACATCATTGTTGGAACGCATCTGGTACCATATATAACGAAAGATCCTTCCTAACTGCAGACTTGCAGCATCAGAACTTCTATCAGACTGCAAAGATGAAGCTCGATCCAAAAATATATGCCGAGGTTTCTGACTTTCCATCTCGTCATATATCTGATCCTCTGCGTTTGTGTGTTCATTGGAATCAGAATCTTCTTGTGAAATATTCAGAAAGCTCACTAAGTTATTAACTGCCTGATTTCCAATGGACTGCACCTGGGAAACACCATCACCTAATAACTGTACAGCAGATTTCAACGGGTTTTCTTTTGCTTGCCCTTTAACTTTTCCCTTTTTTCCTGAATCACTAGAAGGAGTATCAATGTCTATTTCAGTAATTTCACATAGAGGAGAATCAACTGAATGCTTTACATACTCCTCTGTTAATGGAGTTTCCACATCCATGCAAGCAGATGATTCATGTGATTCAGTTGGGAAAACAGCATCCTGTCTTATTTCGGAATCTAGTCTCCCCAAAACCAGGTCTTCTTTATCAGGGATTCCAATGTCATTATTTGATATAAGAGAAGCACTCCTTCTCCTTCTTAAACCCTCACTGCTGTGAGAAAATCCATCAATACAATTAGTGGATGTGTTAATATCATGGAGCTGTATTTGCAGGTTCAGCATTTCAGATTTCATCTTCTCCACCTGCATATTACGCTGTCGTTTTTTCTCCTCACTTTCACGAATTTGTTGTAATTGCTCAGTTTTCCATGCAGCCTTTTTCTCTTGCTCACGCACAATTGCACCAATTTGCTCTGCTTCCAGGTACCGACACACATAATCAAACTCTTGAGAGGAAAACATGTATGACTGAAGTGATACCAGCACAAAAATGATAATCTCGACAATTGCAGATCTTGCAGTAATCCGAAAACCATAATCATATTTATAAAAACCAATCATCTCATAGATGGAATTTGCTGTGTCACACTTTCCAGCACTTGGCCCCCCAACAAAAGGAGACTGATAGGCAAGAGAAAGTATAATAACAACAAAATTGTATACACGCAAGAACTTGAATATTTTGTTCTTCTTTTTCAGTATTTCAAGTCTCATGCGAAAGAATACCAGAGCAAAGGCAAGATAACCAAGATGCAAAATATCGTACTCAAGTGTTCCAGTAATCAAAATTAATATTAGCACAAGATCTAACAGGTGGCAATAGCAGTAAAGCCTTAAATAATCAAGAAAGGTCCACATGCTTTTAGTTTCAAACGATAGATCTCTCCAAACAAATGTGTTCTTACGTTGAGACATAATCTGACGGTATGTTGACGATCCTGAAAAGCTAGACAGGCGATCAGCACGAAGTTTGAAACAAGCCAGCATGAATACCACAAAGTAGCTTATCAGCATTCGGGGATCATCAACAACAAGTCCTACATCAGAAAAGTAGTGATATGATCAGAACAATGAAGGCACCAATGCACAGAATTATATTTAATAGTATGAGCATATTAAATACACTGGTGGAAAAGCCTTGAATTTTTTCTAAAACTGATGCGATATCAGTAGTTTCCATTTGATTCAGATAGGGAGATGCTCCAAAGAGGAAAACAAAAAGACAACAGATAATTCAGGAGTCTGAACAAAATTAAGGAGCCAATAAACCAAACGTTTAGGCTATTAAATAAAACCATCAAATTCCCATATAAACTTGAAACATTAGAGCCACAAATATTAGGCATGAACATGGGATTCTTTCAAAGTTGCAACTGATAAGGACAAGAGGGTCCTACCAAGCCAACATTTCTCACAATAATGGAAATGCAAAGTTGAAGTTTTCCAGCAGTCATGGCAATGAATCTCACTTGTAGCATTGGAATTCAAAGGTGACATATCCTTCCAGATGACAAAATATTCCAAGATGAGAATGGAAGCAAACAAAAAGACAAATATGGGCCAGATTTTGCGGATAACTTGCCGATTCAAAAGAATACAAGCAGCAAGCAGTGCAATATATAGTATGGATAGTGCATTTAACAAGGCAAAGCTTGCCAGTAGTAAAGTGATCATGTTTATCTCAAGACCCAACAGATTAAACATATTCTCCATCCAAAATTTCATATATATTTTTAAGACAGTTTTCTGTGTTTCAAACCGCTCCTTTCTCAAAGAAACAATTCGCATCTTGTCCCACTTGTGGCTCTCCTTGTTGCTTCCCCAGATAAACCCGAATGAATACTTTTTGCTGTTACTGTCAGAACCTCCAGTATTAGCGGATGTAGTAACATGTGCTCGAGGCAAACCAGAGGTTACAATTTTCGATGACTTGCTAGATGCCCCTTCTTGTAATGCAGCTGGCGGGAAGGGACTACATGACGGTTTACTTTCCTCATTGCATATTGTAACATCATCAAATGTATCTTCTGTGGAAACAAACAAAGGACAAGGTTCTTCCCACTGTTCATTGCTTAAAACTATATTTGGCATCCTTTCCAGCCAACGGAAGACATTGTATTGAAGAGTACAAGCCACAATAACCAGCACTTTCCCCCTCAATCCTGATTCTAGACCCCAAAATCCAGGGCTGTATACACGGAAGCCCAAGATGATCGATACATTAGAGTACTTTTGCCCAGGGAACATTTTAGCTTGCTCACCCCACATCTGGAAAAGATACTCGGCTGTCACCAGAAAACCTGTGTATACTAAGAAAGATTTGGATGGGATACTAGAAATTTTTGGTAATGTGGAGCAGAAAACAAAGCCAAGAAGATACAAGAACCCAAATGTACTGACTGGGGATAAAGATGCATAAAACAAAGCAATAAACAAGATCTTCTGACTGTGCCAGATAAGCAATCGCTTGATGAACCCAAGTGGCCCTGGTTCCAACTTATCCAAGTAAACTTGTCTGTTCTGCTTGCTCTGCCTCCTCTCATAGCTATAAAGTTGCATAACAGTTAAGACTGCTAGAGACTCCCAAACATTGTCAAAAGAAGATGCTTTTGAGTCATATCCGAGATAAAAATAGAGATCCATCATTCTGGACAAATACATCTCAAGGCTTGAGAAGCTGCACAAGCTGTATATGAAGATAAACACTGAAATTGCATATACTTTCAATGGAAGCCAAAGCTGTCTTTTTGTTCTCTCAACAAGTTGTCTTCCAATAATCCACAGAAGGAGAAGGAATATGTAACCGAATGATGTGTAATTAGGCTTCACCATGTATACTGTAAAAAGAATAGTCAAGAAAGCAATGTAGGTGCCACATGATCGGTATATAGATAGGAACTTCTGCCCAATTGCACTGAGGTATGATGCTATTCTTCTTTCTGTAAAAATAAAACGAGGAGAAAACATATTACACAATCAACAAGATAGCAGCTTCAAAATTGTGGCAGTACAAAGACTTAGTTTAACTAGACATGTGTTTCTACAAATAGTTATGCATGTCTGTACTTGAAGTGCCCCAAGCAGAATTGCTTGATTACAATTTTTTCATGATCCAAACAGAGCCTGTGTAACAGGATTGTAGGTCCTAGAATAGTTGTTGGCATTACTCAACCATAATGCCATTGCCACCAACAGGCAATTGGCTTAGAAGGGATAATTTCTAAACTTATATGCCCCACCCCCACCTTGCTTTTGAGTAATTGATGTAACAAGTTCATCTGCTTAACAGCTTCCTACTGTCATCTCCAGGTACAGATTAAAAATAATTAGTAAATTGAAATGTTTGAACTAATGCCAAATTTATATCAGTATGTGTATCTATGATACACTATGTCTAgtaaataaaatgaaattttaCAAGGCACCGTAAGAGATTTTGATATGTACCATAAGAGAAATTCTCAACACTGTTTCTCACAGACGAGGAAGAATATACAGACAATAAAACAGATTTGTTAAGCCCGGCTTTCAAGATGCTAAATCCAATAGGAGGGCTAGGGGCATGCTGTATGATTGCAGAAAATGAAAATAACATCTCAAAACCATGGTTATGAATTGTGCAAAAGCAAGCGAGCAATGCTACTTCCAAGAAATCCCAGGCACTATCTTCTTCAAGAAAGCCTGAAACGATTCACAAAACATATGGTTAATCTTCCATTTCGTTATCATCTAACAGAAGGGAAGGCATATTGATATGGAATTACTATAAGTTAAGAAGTATAAACCAGCTAAATCCATCTCATACCTAATTGCATTACAATTTCCATGCTTACAGAGCCCTTCTTCTCCAGTGCAGAAGAAACCAGATTAATTTGAAGAATATACAACAGTGCAAAATGAATCTCACATAAAAGAATCAAAGCCTGTCTTAACTTTCTGCTGATACTGTGTCTCAAAAGATAAATCAAGAAGAAAATCACTGAAGAAAAAACATAGAGAAGCTGATTAATGAACTTGCATATGATACTGTCTTATGATAAAATATAGTTTAACTTGTGGGTTTAAAAAAATCAAGGTAAAGGATTATATTCCACAAATCTGTAAAATGGATTCAATGTAAATGAAGTTGGAAGTGTTTGATGAAACATACTATATACAGCATGGATGAACCCAGGTTTTATAGCAATGAGAAAGATCAACGCCAACATTATAGCCCGCGAGCATTTGCGCAGTCCCCATGCTATTGTTGCAACAATCAATACCTTGGTCTCTCCCTCTACTGTGGATAAGAAAGGTTAATAAACAAACAGAGAATAAAAATATATCTAAATTAGTTAGCCAATTTTTCTTTGAAGAATAAGGATCAAGAAGTCGTAGCAAGATTAAGATGGTCAATTAAGAGTGACCACAAAATAACATACAGAAAATTTCAAAATAACAACGAAAAAATCAGATTAATTAATAAACTATGTACAAGTACATAATAAGTGAGTAGAATAGGCAAATAACAACTTTCTATGGATGAAGCTAATCATAAATCAAAAGAATAATGATATTAAGAGTTTCACTAACCACATCAACTTGATGTTAGGTTACTCTGTGTGAGCATGTGCATGTTCTGCCGGAAATTTAAGGGTTTATAACTTTATATGAATGTGTGCATGTGCGTGCCAGGAAGCTGCACCTCTCAGGTTTGAACTTAAATGTGGCCGGTGCACAGCCAGATTTTGGTACCAATATGACAAAGTAATTTCAGGCGTTTTAATCGCACAATATAGTGATTAGAAGTTCTATAGTGTCTTTAAATGTTTTCTAATGAAGACAGAACCACAAAGCAATCCAGAGATGCTAAAAATAGATACCCAGGCCATAAAAATCCAAGAACAAAGCTTTTCAAGCCAAAATGACTACACCATCCAGGCTATATATACCCAGACGCTGTAAAACCTTAATGTAACCAGCCTCGTTGAGGTCAAAGTATTGCTAAAAATTGTAAGAAGAATTCATAATGAAAAAAATTTGAACCCCTGCGAGAAAACATATTCTTTTGCTGCCTTAGAAAATTGACAACTCTACCTTTAAATATCACAATCCACAATAATCTGACTGTCCTAAATGATTTTTAGAGTTAATTTATCAAGAAAAAACTAAATGGATAGACATACAGTTATTGTATACACACATTGGTGGAAATCAATCTCATATTATGAGAATCACAGCATCTCATAACAAGGATTGTGATCAACTATACTGCTTTCATTGTAATTCCTgtatttttagaatttttagaATTTCTAGTAAATGCTGGGTGTTTTTTCTTACTTTAATAATATTTAGTTAGAGTTGAGCAGTTTGGGTGTCTGTTTTTTCTTCGGTATATGGCCATATGCAACCACAAATAAAAGGGAAAGTAATTGTATATAAATGAATAAGTAAAGAGGGCTATGAGTTTTCCAGGAAATAGGTACTGCAAGATTGTAGTTGAATACCTTTTACCGAGGTATAGTCATTTAAAGTTTGTCCACCCTCATCAGACAAGCAGAGGAAAACAGAATTGTTCACAAGATTACCCAATGCCACCAAAATTCCCAGACAAAATTGAGCAAGCAAAAAAAACCCAGGTATTGGATAGTGCCACAGACCCACCATCTCCCAGATTTTCATGTCCTGGTAAACAAGTATCAACTATTTACAGGTATTCAAATTAACACTTGTCTGATGAAAATTGCAACAATGAAAGACATGATTACCCGTCCAAGTTTCCAATTCAGAAATGTAAATGCCACATTAAATATATAGGTGCTAACAGCCCAAAAGAGAATGAAGACAAGAAGCAGGCCATTCAGTCGGTGCAGACGAAATAAGGAAGGGAAGGCATAGATAATGTAACCAACGTAAGCCAGTAGCCCAAATGCACATAAGCTTGCGAAATGGAAGCTCCAAAAGGAAAGGGCAAACAAGGAGACCTGCAAAAAAATTATTTGGAAAATTTATTAACAAATACTACCTTTGTCCCTAAATATAGACTACATCAACTAAATCATAGAAATTAAGAAAAGTTGTACAAGTCTAAGTTTGTTAACAATGATATTCTTGTTCCAAGTTTATCCTTTAAGAGAGAAAATTAATTTATCGTATTAATTActaattacaaaaaaaaatagaGGTAGTTTGGAAAAAGAAATAATTAATAGAGATGAAAATTTGATAGGGGTCCTACAAAATGGAACACAGAAAATCTTCAAGAGGGTTTTACATTTAAACGAGTATACAGAAATAGGAAAATGTGTAGAAATATATTGTATATTTCCTTATGTTTTATGAGAATTACATATGCTGTATTTATAGACTGCATAAGGCACGATTTGAAAGAGAAATCTGACCTAAGAATCAGGGGAATTAATTTCCCATGAATGCTAATTCTAATTACAGAAAAGAACAGGAAATAATAGCTAATTAATTACATTAATCCTAATCCTTAATGAGCTGTACAAACAGAATCATTTGATTCTGTATTGATTATTCCATACTCCCCCTCAATCTGGGTGGTAGATGTCTATCATACCCAGATTGGATCTGATATTCTCGTATATGTTCCTTGGAAGGG is a window of Lathyrus oleraceus cultivar Zhongwan6 chromosome 6, CAAS_Psat_ZW6_1.0, whole genome shotgun sequence DNA encoding:
- the LOC127090960 gene encoding piezo-type mechanosensitive ion channel homolog isoform X3, with the protein product MSWIPDAWWTKLIGFMIVQSWNSPYAIYFLVIQLLVLLVALLDIYGKRHFLNTWQDSYWSRLISIVEHLGSHLRVASCLLLPAIQLVVGISHPSWASLPFFVGSCVGLVDWSLTSNFLGLFRWWRLLQLYASFNIFLLYTYQLPVEYPSMIQWMADLLGLYKISENTEWTKICSSLSLILYYIVMSFIKSDLEEMDFIISRTDCNLTEQLLPSKHSFFIRESRSGVRHTNVLLRGAVFRSFSINFFTYGFPVSLFALSFWSFHFASLCAFGLLAYVGYIIYAFPSLFRLHRLNGLLLVFILFWAVSTYIFNVAFTFLNWKLGRDMKIWEMVGLWHYPIPGFFLLAQFCLGILVALGNLVNNSVFLCLSDEGGQTLNDYTSVKVEGETKVLIVATIAWGLRKCSRAIMLALIFLIAIKPGFIHAVYMIFFLIYLLRHSISRKLRQALILLCEIHFALLYILQINLVSSALEKKGSVSMEIVMQLGFLEEDSAWDFLEVALLACFCTIHNHGFEMLFSFSAIIQHAPSPPIGFSILKAGLNKSVLLSVYSSSSVRNSVENFSYERRIASYLSAIGQKFLSIYRSCGTYIAFLTILFTVYMVKPNYTSFGYIFLLLLWIIGRQLVERTKRQLWLPLKVYAISVFIFIYSLCSFSSLEMYLSRMMDLYFYLGYDSKASSFDNVWESLAVLTVMQLYSYERRQSKQNRQVYLDKLEPGPLGFIKRLLIWHSQKILFIALFYASLSPVSTFGFLYLLGFVFCSTLPKISSIPSKSFLVYTGFLVTAEYLFQMWGEQAKMFPGQKYSNVSIILGFRVYSPGFWGLESGLRGKVLVIVACTLQYNVFRWLERMPNIVLSNEQWEEPCPLFVSTEDTFDDVTICNEESKPSCSPFPPAALQEGASSKSSKIVTSGLPRAHVTTSANTGGSDSNSKKYSFGFIWGSNKESHKWDKMRIVSLRKERFETQKTVLKIYMKFWMENMFNLLGLEINMITLLLASFALLNALSILYIALLAACILLNRQVIRKIWPIFVFLFASILILEYFVIWKDMSPLNSNATSEIHCHDCWKTSTLHFHYCEKCWLGLVVDDPRMLISYFVVFMLACFKLRADRLSSFSGSSTYRQIMSQRKNTFVWRDLSFETKSMWTFLDYLRLYCYCHLLDLVLILILITGTLEYDILHLGYLAFALVFFRMRLEILKKKNKIFKFLRVYNFVVIILSLAYQSPFVGGPSAGKCDTANSIYEMIGFYKYDYGFRITARSAIVEIIIFVLVSLQSYMFSSQEFDYVCRYLEAEQIGAIVREQEKKAAWKTEQLQQIRESEEKKRQRNMQVEKMKSEMLNLQIQLHDINTSTNCIDGFSHSSEGLRRRRSASLISNNDIGIPDKEDLVLGRLDSEIRQDAVFPTESHESSACMDVETPLTEEYVKHSVDSPLCEITEIDIDTPSSDSGKKGKVKGQAKENPLKSAVQLLGDGVSQVQSIGNQAVNNLVSFLNISQEDSDSNEHTNAEDQIYDEMESQKPRHIFLDRASSLQSDRSSDAASLQLGRIFRYIWYQMRSNNDVVCYFCFVLVFLWNFSLLSMVYLGALYLYALWVNTGPSYISWVIMLIYTELYILLQYLYQIIIQHCGLSIDPGLLRELGFPTHKVTSSFVVSSLPLFLVYLFTLIQSSITPKDGEWMSSTDFKFKRNDLHTKDNPTSYSWRDKAWDLLTQMTNMVKLVVRSFFRYWKSLTQGAESPPYFVQVSMDVNFWPEDGIQPERIESGINKLLRVIHNDKCKEKNPSICSFASRVNIQSIERSKENSSVALVVFEVVYASPVTDCSLAEWNKSLTPAADVAKEILKAQRAGYVEEVGFPYRILSVIGGGKREVDLYAYIFCADLIVFFLVAIFYQSVIKNKSEFLEVYQLEDQFPKEYVFMLMAIFFLIVLDRIIYLCSFATGKVIFYIFNLILFTYSVTEYDWQLDPSRQHAAQFALRAIFLAKAISLGLQAVQIRYGIPNKSTLYRQFLTSEVSRINYLGYRLYRALPFLYELRCVLDWSCTTTSLTMYDWLKLEDINASLYLVKCDSVLNRATHKQGEKQTKMTKCCNGICLFFVLICVIWAPMLMYSSGNPTNIANPIKDASFQVDIKTVSGRLNLYQTTLCERIQWDSLTSKVNTDPNGYLNAYNKNDIQLICCQADASTLWLVPLVVQTRLVQSLEWYTDMEIFFTWVLSRDRPKGKEVVKYEKAIDPQYLPMQSDVQKVLNGSMNSFRIYNVYPRYFRVTGSGDVRPLEEDGAVNADLILNREQFEWWAFKDVNPPNISKFCGGLTGPMAIIISEETPPQGILGDTLSKFSIWGLYITFVLAVGRFIRLQCSDLRMRIPFENLPSCDRLIAICEDIYNARAEGELGVEEVLYWTLVKIYRSPHMLLEYTKPD